From the genome of Vicia villosa cultivar HV-30 ecotype Madison, WI linkage group LG2, Vvil1.0, whole genome shotgun sequence, one region includes:
- the LOC131648778 gene encoding protein SOB FIVE-LIKE 1-like, translating to MEPSQDLASEGEFSGTESGWTTYIGSPIPSEVYDDDDEESVNMEDYVVNKFKNAHEKVHDDDDDKGEKNDVNEESDDDSMASDASSGPCHLQLVCIKSETSHGLHVHEEKFLSTKKASKQVKKTKCEGLFESLVVADSASSHV from the coding sequence ATGGAGCCTTCTCAAGATTTAGCATCAGAAGGAGAATTCAGTGGCACTGAATCTGGATGGACCACTTACATTGGATCTCCTATCCCTAGCGAAGTTTACGATGACGACGACGAAGAAAGCGTAAACATGGAAGACTATGTTGTCAACAAATTCAAGAATGCTCATGAAAAagttcatgatgatgatgatgataaaggTGAGAAAAATGATGTGAATGAAGAGAGTGATGATGATTCTATGGCTTCAGATGCATCTTCTGGTCCATGTCACCTTCAACTTGTATGTATAAAAAGTGAGACAAGTCATGGCCTGCATGTACATGAGGAGAAGTTCCTCTCAACAAAGAAAGCATCCAAACAGGTAAAGAAGACAAAGTGTGAAGGACTATTCGAGTCATTGGTTGTAGCAGACAGTGCTTCCAGTCATGTTTGA
- the LOC131648780 gene encoding uncharacterized protein LOC131648780 — MSVTAYAAKFGELAKFYPHYEGPTGEFSKCIKFENGLYPKIKKEVGYQKISLLADLIDSCRIYEEDNNAHYKIINEKRAKHHQNRGKPYDAPAGKGKHKVAYGQRTSGGDAPAGVVCFKCEKPGHKSNVCTAEKKRCFYCGKTGHTTPDCKANVVADALR; from the exons ATGTCGGTTACTGCTTATGCTGCAAAGTTTGGTGAGCTGGCTAAGTTTTATCCGCATTATGAGGGACCAACTGGTGAGttttcaaagtgcatcaagtttgagaatgggttgtaCCCAAAGATCAAGAAGGAAGTTGGGTACCAGAAGATTTCTTTACTTGCTGATTTGATTGATAGTTGCCGAATCTATGAGgaggacaacaatgctcattataAGATCATTAATGAGAAGAGGGCCAAGCACCATCAGAACCGTGGCAAGCCTTATGATGCTCCAGCAGGCAAGGGTAAACATAAAGTTGCTTATGGTCAGaggactagtgggggagatgctcctgctggtgTCGTCTGTTTCAAATGTGAGAAACCTGGTCATAAGAGTAATGTGTGTACTGCTGAGAAAAAGAGGTGTTTCTATTGCGGTAAAACGGGACATACAACTCCTGATT gtaAAGCTAATGTTGTGGCTGATGCTTTAAGATGA
- the LOC131648781 gene encoding uncharacterized protein LOC131648781: MMVKELELIEQFGVMSLVCKVTPQSVTLGMLKINNDFLDSIREAQKIDVKLVDSMVEIDQSENNDFKLDAQGVLRLRNRICILNDVEMKRLFLEESHKSNLSIQPGATKMCQDLKNLFWWPGMKCDVAQFVYACLTYQKLKVEHQKPAGLMQPLEVPDW; encoded by the coding sequence atgatggttaaggagttggagTTAATTGAGCAGTTCGGAGTAATGAGTTTGGTTTGCAAAGTGACACCGCAGAGTGTAacgttgggtatgttgaagattaacaatgactttCTAGATAGTATTAGAGAAGCTCAGAAGATAGATGTGAAATTAGTAGATTCGATGGTTGAAATCGATCAGTCTGAGAATaatgatttcaagttagatgcgcaAGGTGTGTTAAGATTACGCAATCGAATTTGTATTCTTAATGATGTAGAGATGAAAAGACTGTTTCTTGAGGAAAGTCACAAAAGTAATTTGAGTATTCAACCGGGAGCTACTAAAATGTGTCAAGACTtaaagaatttgttttggtggcctgggatGAAGTGTGACGTAGCGCAGTTTGTATATGCATGTTTAACTTATCAGAAGTTgaaagttgaacatcagaagcctgcagggTTGATGCAACCATTGGAAGTTCCAGATTGGTAA